In Bythopirellula goksoeyrii, a single window of DNA contains:
- a CDS encoding 3-keto-disaccharide hydrolase yields the protein MPSSQNRRSLSAAIAITLLLLVVSPTMAADNQLTAAEQEAGWNLLFDGESLANWKNNNGKPIAEGAVQDGTINTHGVGGYVLVYDQEFADFEFTCDVKKGKDDANSGVFLRVSDLADPVMTGTEVQVYSSGTGLTDFGAIYDLVPASKIATKAAGEWNNLLIRCEGPMISSFVNGELVAELNCDDFDQPGLRPDGTKHKFSRAIKDFARKGYVGLQDHGDDVWYKNIKLREIDGDEQTKSN from the coding sequence ATGCCGTCATCACAAAACCGCCGCAGTCTATCAGCTGCTATCGCAATCACACTCTTGCTCTTAGTGGTCTCGCCCACAATGGCCGCCGACAACCAACTTACCGCCGCTGAACAGGAAGCGGGTTGGAACCTGTTGTTTGATGGCGAGTCTCTCGCAAACTGGAAAAATAACAATGGCAAGCCGATTGCCGAAGGTGCGGTACAGGATGGCACGATCAATACGCATGGTGTGGGCGGGTATGTGTTGGTCTACGACCAAGAGTTCGCTGATTTTGAATTCACCTGCGATGTAAAGAAGGGGAAAGATGATGCCAACTCAGGCGTTTTTCTACGGGTCAGCGATTTGGCCGACCCTGTCATGACCGGCACGGAGGTCCAAGTCTATTCCTCGGGCACTGGTCTCACTGACTTCGGCGCAATCTACGACCTGGTGCCCGCATCGAAGATCGCTACCAAAGCGGCTGGCGAGTGGAATAACCTTCTGATTCGCTGTGAAGGCCCGATGATCTCGTCCTTTGTGAATGGCGAGCTCGTCGCAGAACTAAATTGCGACGATTTCGACCAACCAGGCCTGCGACCCGATGGGACCAAGCACAAATTCAGCCGCGCGATTAAGGATTTTGCGCGAAAGGGCTACGTTGGTCTACAAGACCATGGAGACGACGTCTGGTATAAGAACATCAAGCTACGAGAAATAGATGGCGATGAGCAAACCAAGTCCAACTGA
- a CDS encoding CCA tRNA nucleotidyltransferase, protein MSSATTQREHALQIVKKLREAGFEALWAGGCVRDQLLGREPKDYDVATNARPEEIQALFGKRKTLAIGAAFGVIGVHCGRGHEPIEVATFRADGSYLDGRHPQSVVFTTAEHDAERRDFTINGLFFDPIAEQVIDYVEGQADLEREVVRAIGNPRDRFTEDKLRMLRAVRFATTFDFEIEPATLAAIQEMASEVIVVSAERIGAEFERILTHPRRGEGLQLLHHSGLLRPVLPELADNADSSSPQWQETLQVLGRLESDNLSTCLAALLHKTYEPRVVAACGRRFRWSNKQIDLAVWLVTNLDMVGRADTVPWPQLQRTLVHEGASELVALGTAVFGAEQIGVQHCSAKMALPEDQLNPPLLLTGDDLVEKGLTPGPYFAMLLTAVRDSQLEDHIASADEAWALVEELMRNS, encoded by the coding sequence ATGTCTTCCGCAACGACCCAACGTGAACACGCTCTGCAGATCGTGAAGAAACTCCGCGAGGCTGGATTTGAAGCTTTGTGGGCTGGGGGCTGTGTGCGGGACCAGCTGTTGGGGCGCGAACCGAAAGACTACGACGTTGCCACTAATGCTCGTCCTGAGGAGATTCAGGCACTCTTCGGCAAGCGCAAGACTCTGGCCATCGGAGCGGCCTTTGGTGTGATCGGCGTGCATTGTGGTCGAGGTCATGAGCCGATTGAGGTCGCCACCTTTCGTGCCGATGGATCCTATCTCGATGGGCGTCATCCGCAGTCGGTCGTCTTCACGACTGCCGAACACGATGCCGAGCGCCGCGACTTTACGATCAACGGTCTTTTCTTTGATCCCATTGCCGAGCAAGTCATCGACTATGTCGAAGGTCAGGCCGACCTTGAGAGAGAAGTTGTCCGTGCGATTGGTAATCCCCGTGATCGGTTCACCGAGGACAAATTGCGGATGCTGCGTGCAGTACGGTTTGCTACGACTTTCGATTTTGAAATCGAACCTGCCACGCTCGCCGCCATCCAAGAAATGGCAAGCGAAGTGATCGTAGTGAGTGCCGAGCGAATTGGTGCGGAATTTGAGAGAATATTGACGCATCCCCGGCGAGGCGAGGGACTACAGTTATTGCATCACAGCGGATTGTTGCGGCCCGTTCTGCCAGAGCTGGCTGACAACGCTGATAGCAGTTCTCCGCAATGGCAAGAGACACTTCAAGTGCTAGGTCGTCTTGAATCAGACAATCTCTCGACGTGCTTGGCTGCGCTTCTTCATAAGACCTATGAGCCTCGAGTAGTCGCCGCCTGTGGTCGACGATTTCGTTGGTCAAACAAGCAGATTGACTTGGCAGTCTGGTTGGTGACGAATTTGGATATGGTGGGTAGAGCGGATACTGTTCCCTGGCCCCAGTTGCAGCGAACGTTAGTTCATGAAGGAGCAAGCGAACTGGTCGCCCTGGGGACTGCCGTGTTCGGCGCGGAGCAGATTGGAGTGCAACATTGTTCCGCTAAAATGGCACTCCCTGAGGACCAGCTCAATCCTCCGCTACTACTGACCGGCGACGATCTCGTGGAGAAAGGACTGACTCCGGGTCCCTATTTTGCCATGTTGCTCACAGCCGTACGTGATTCTCAACTGGAGGATCATATTGCCAGCGCAGACGAGGCGTGGGCCCTGGTAGAAGAATTGATGCGCAATTCGTAG
- a CDS encoding rhodanese-like domain-containing protein: MNGVGDDPARYKKQLSSSAMSSLPPQIACSELQALSKNGADFLLIDCREADEHALVALPDSKLLPMSSLAEQVSELENHKGSHLVVYCHLGVRSQRVANWLRDQGFEKVQSLTGGIDRWAEEIEPEMVRY, encoded by the coding sequence ATGAACGGGGTCGGGGACGACCCGGCTCGCTATAAGAAGCAATTGAGTAGTTCCGCTATGTCTTCACTTCCTCCCCAAATCGCATGCAGCGAGCTTCAGGCTCTCAGCAAGAACGGCGCAGACTTTCTGCTCATTGATTGTCGCGAAGCGGACGAGCACGCCCTGGTCGCCCTCCCCGACTCGAAGCTGCTACCGATGAGCTCGCTCGCCGAGCAAGTCAGCGAATTGGAAAACCACAAAGGGTCCCATCTAGTGGTCTACTGCCACCTAGGAGTCCGCAGCCAACGCGTCGCCAACTGGCTGCGCGATCAAGGGTTTGAGAAGGTACAGTCTCTCACCGGAGGGATTGACCGCTGGGCTGAAGAAATTGAGCCGGAGATGGTACGGTATTAG
- a CDS encoding DUF1559 family PulG-like putative transporter codes for MDAKRQRRGFTLVELLVVIAIIGILVALLLPAIQAAREAARRNSCLNNIKNIALGVHNYADKKSEEFPLASTGFFRGRTAPLTTDLRAGSEQDHYSWLFQLLPNMEANNLYTRVREATLPAGRTGGKPTTTGNGSIQLKAGPFGSGGDNTCVNVVGNTTATGNQDLYAHQQKLEVFLCPSYPGSDEAKGTQAYGNGKTKIAVGNYVAMPSTHYNTDGVAPAIDQGAPSGGTLFDSYSGSNPKQLAGNGVLAFAQNTATAAPDNAAVSIYEVQRRPKGVTFAGIRDGTANTILFTESREESYASWISGLSAYVVAVDPGSTPKVTKWPNPPVANTPQRLGWDPSVGTTGRTALNVGNSYKTKQGQTGANAPQETGDAYFLAGYPHANGTTTPSRTFGPSSAHPGTVQHAFADAHGKSINEDVDPNVYLALVTRAGSEVVELP; via the coding sequence ATGGATGCGAAACGTCAGAGACGAGGATTTACCCTCGTCGAACTGCTGGTGGTAATTGCCATCATCGGTATTTTGGTAGCGTTGTTGCTGCCTGCAATTCAGGCAGCCCGCGAGGCGGCACGGCGGAATTCGTGCCTTAACAACATCAAGAACATCGCCTTGGGTGTCCACAACTACGCGGACAAGAAGAGCGAAGAGTTCCCGTTGGCTTCAACCGGTTTCTTCCGCGGTAGGACAGCCCCCCTCACTACGGATCTCAGAGCAGGTTCAGAGCAGGACCACTACAGTTGGTTGTTCCAGCTTCTACCGAACATGGAAGCCAACAACCTTTACACGCGAGTTCGCGAAGCGACATTGCCTGCTGGTCGTACTGGCGGAAAGCCAACTACCACTGGAAATGGTTCTATACAACTCAAGGCTGGACCGTTTGGCTCAGGTGGTGATAACACGTGTGTTAATGTAGTGGGAAATACGACTGCAACAGGCAATCAAGATCTCTACGCCCACCAACAGAAGCTGGAAGTCTTCCTATGCCCTAGTTATCCCGGTAGTGATGAGGCCAAAGGGACTCAGGCATATGGCAATGGAAAGACAAAGATTGCCGTCGGTAACTATGTTGCCATGCCTTCTACACATTACAACACGGATGGTGTAGCTCCGGCGATAGATCAAGGAGCACCTAGTGGTGGTACTCTATTTGACAGCTATTCAGGGAGCAATCCTAAGCAATTGGCTGGTAATGGTGTGCTGGCTTTTGCTCAGAACACCGCTACCGCCGCACCCGACAATGCTGCAGTCAGCATTTACGAAGTGCAGCGACGTCCCAAGGGTGTGACATTTGCCGGCATTCGTGACGGGACGGCCAACACCATCTTGTTTACTGAATCCCGAGAGGAAAGCTATGCCTCATGGATTAGTGGTTTGTCTGCCTATGTAGTAGCGGTTGACCCTGGCAGTACTCCCAAAGTAACAAAGTGGCCGAACCCCCCCGTTGCCAATACTCCCCAGAGATTAGGCTGGGATCCAAGCGTTGGTACGACTGGTAGGACTGCTTTGAACGTAGGTAATAGCTACAAGACCAAGCAAGGCCAGACTGGCGCCAATGCACCTCAAGAAACCGGCGATGCCTATTTCTTGGCGGGGTATCCGCATGCCAATGGCACTACGACTCCTTCCCGGACATTTGGTCCGAGTAGTGCCCACCCCGGTACTGTGCAACACGCGTTTGCCGATGCCCATGGCAAGAGTATCAACGAAGATGTTGATCCGAATGTCTACTTGGCATTGGTAACCCGTGCCGGTAGCGAAGTGGTGGAACTGCCGTAA
- a CDS encoding PD-(D/E)XK nuclease family protein, which produces MSRFQISNSKEQGVNLILGPTRSGKTTRLAGEYVHFLADWQQDCRQPGGIWIGPSQGAVGQVRDLLATKCESALLNPQVVTFARFAEQVIARGRRRIRPIGPWEKQRILQQLIVSLLGQEKLSYFAAVAHTPGFVRQVAQFIGELKRRDVWAEQFRQRARSDRDRDIGVIYSAYQHFLTSQDLYDAEGRFWAAREQLHAESDAQWGLVVVDGFTDFTAAQHDILRLLAERSERLSISLLAEAAEGASSPGRELLFGRTKETLLRLQGSLPTAQTEFLAQSRNQSPGIAHVERQLFRDEQELSNQPTGLAILAANSVQGEIQEIARRIKVLLLSGDTQPEKIAVVFRNLDEVAPRIKEVCADFGLPYWLDSQATLKQTPLVRTLLKILRLQEKDWPFDLLLDLTATAATQRIAGEVATSSNWRVAAERSIRRAQLPAGRTLLMEQLRLWSDSGEQPSQESQDAAIALKIFESLEGMLGELPAHARLSTWIRHLERLVVAFGIAGPHWESLRHALDVTSAKDVQLGVAEAELSVAQILHLVEQIASEIPQRVTHDSIGQVRFLSAANARNLEVRHLFLAGLSEQSYSSGESSARLYSQQELGQFISDEQNRGPTPEEQAGDAMLLFYEMVTRPSETLTLSYPALDDKGQAMSPSPFLTELERCFAEGSIFKVTMAVGELASEVQAPLSRSDWRLTGIGSALAGDPKWLAGLAKLPVGQAILHGVESVGLRSQRDMFGPYEGILASENVRVALSKQFNEEHLWSPSRLETYATCPFRFFAGTILRLEPLGEIALRSDHLRRGSLLHQVLAAVHQQHGKPPAAATEPELISRFSSAMERIISENPLGGLNEALREIERREVLTWAPQYAKQEMQYQDKWKSFDQPLHPAHFEVRFGPLKYNGSDEYQDTLSQPVPFILDLENEQIQLTGQIDRIDMGQVHGVTVFTIIDYKSGQGVKLKPTEMEAGRQLQLPLYALAAEKLLLVDQHAKALATGYWNIKDTGFAGGRDGPFEFRTPTKSGLEDSPGWDSLQSAILARIEEMVHGIRAGEFPVYNENQQCTASCDFSKICRVAQIRSLEKVWPQD; this is translated from the coding sequence ATGAGCAGATTTCAGATCTCCAACTCCAAAGAGCAAGGTGTCAACCTAATATTAGGCCCCACCCGCTCCGGGAAAACCACCCGCTTGGCGGGCGAGTATGTGCATTTTCTTGCCGACTGGCAGCAGGATTGCCGTCAGCCGGGGGGAATCTGGATCGGGCCCAGCCAGGGGGCGGTCGGGCAAGTCCGTGACCTACTGGCCACCAAATGTGAGTCGGCGCTGCTGAACCCGCAGGTGGTAACCTTTGCCCGGTTTGCTGAGCAGGTCATCGCCCGTGGCCGCCGCCGCATCCGACCGATCGGACCGTGGGAGAAACAGCGGATCCTGCAGCAGTTGATCGTGTCGCTATTAGGGCAAGAGAAACTCAGCTACTTTGCCGCCGTGGCTCACACTCCGGGGTTTGTTCGACAAGTCGCCCAGTTCATCGGCGAACTGAAACGACGAGACGTATGGGCGGAGCAATTTCGCCAGCGAGCCCGCTCAGATCGCGACCGCGACATCGGAGTGATCTATTCGGCTTATCAGCATTTCTTGACCTCCCAGGACTTGTACGATGCCGAGGGCCGTTTTTGGGCAGCACGCGAACAGCTGCATGCGGAGAGCGACGCGCAGTGGGGCCTGGTCGTGGTGGATGGGTTTACCGATTTCACTGCCGCCCAGCATGACATCTTGCGTCTGTTGGCTGAACGGTCGGAGCGACTTTCCATTTCCCTGTTGGCCGAGGCAGCGGAGGGAGCCTCCTCTCCGGGGCGAGAATTACTCTTTGGGCGAACGAAAGAAACCTTACTGCGATTGCAAGGCTCGTTGCCCACAGCGCAAACGGAGTTTTTAGCACAGAGTCGGAATCAATCTCCGGGGATTGCCCACGTCGAGCGCCAACTTTTCCGCGACGAGCAAGAACTTAGCAATCAACCCACGGGTCTTGCGATCCTGGCCGCCAATAGTGTGCAGGGCGAAATCCAGGAGATCGCTCGTCGCATTAAAGTGTTGCTTCTCTCTGGTGACACCCAGCCGGAAAAGATCGCCGTCGTATTCCGCAATCTGGACGAGGTTGCTCCAAGAATCAAAGAGGTCTGCGCTGATTTTGGACTACCCTACTGGTTAGATTCTCAAGCAACACTCAAACAAACGCCACTAGTGCGCACCTTGCTGAAAATACTCCGACTACAAGAAAAAGACTGGCCTTTCGACTTGCTCCTAGATCTAACAGCAACAGCCGCGACGCAACGCATCGCCGGAGAAGTGGCAACAAGCTCAAATTGGCGAGTCGCAGCCGAGCGAAGCATCCGCCGCGCGCAACTCCCCGCCGGCCGCACATTGCTGATGGAGCAATTGCGATTGTGGTCTGACAGTGGAGAGCAGCCTTCGCAAGAGTCTCAGGACGCGGCAATTGCTTTGAAGATTTTTGAGTCACTCGAAGGGATGCTGGGGGAATTGCCGGCCCACGCACGACTCTCCACGTGGATTCGGCACTTGGAACGACTAGTGGTTGCATTCGGAATTGCCGGGCCTCATTGGGAATCCTTGCGGCATGCCCTCGATGTCACCTCCGCGAAAGATGTGCAACTCGGCGTGGCGGAAGCTGAGCTTAGCGTTGCACAGATATTGCACCTGGTGGAACAGATTGCCTCGGAGATTCCCCAGCGCGTGACACACGACTCGATCGGTCAGGTACGCTTTCTTTCCGCCGCGAATGCACGCAATCTTGAAGTGCGTCACCTCTTCCTAGCGGGACTGAGCGAGCAATCCTATTCCAGCGGTGAGAGTTCTGCGCGACTCTACAGCCAGCAGGAGCTAGGGCAGTTTATCTCTGACGAGCAGAACAGAGGGCCGACACCTGAAGAACAGGCTGGCGATGCAATGCTTTTGTTCTATGAGATGGTGACCCGGCCGAGTGAGACTCTTACACTTAGCTATCCGGCTCTCGACGACAAAGGGCAAGCAATGTCGCCGAGTCCCTTTTTGACGGAGCTCGAGCGTTGTTTTGCAGAGGGATCGATTTTCAAAGTCACGATGGCCGTCGGCGAACTCGCAAGCGAGGTTCAAGCCCCGCTGAGCCGTAGCGATTGGCGACTAACCGGGATCGGTTCAGCTTTGGCTGGTGATCCCAAGTGGCTGGCCGGACTAGCCAAACTACCAGTGGGGCAGGCGATACTGCATGGGGTCGAGTCTGTTGGTCTGCGAAGTCAACGCGATATGTTTGGTCCCTACGAAGGAATCTTAGCAAGTGAGAATGTCCGTGTAGCACTATCGAAGCAATTTAATGAAGAACATTTGTGGAGTCCAAGTCGGCTGGAAACCTATGCGACCTGTCCGTTTCGTTTCTTCGCTGGGACAATATTGAGGCTTGAACCGCTTGGCGAGATAGCCTTGCGCAGCGATCACCTCCGGCGTGGGAGTTTGCTGCACCAGGTACTCGCGGCAGTGCATCAACAGCACGGCAAGCCACCAGCTGCCGCGACCGAGCCCGAACTGATTTCGAGGTTTAGTTCGGCAATGGAGCGGATCATCTCCGAGAATCCGCTTGGCGGCTTAAATGAAGCGCTTCGCGAAATTGAACGGCGGGAGGTCCTCACTTGGGCACCCCAGTATGCCAAGCAGGAAATGCAATATCAGGATAAGTGGAAGTCGTTCGACCAGCCCCTGCACCCCGCGCACTTTGAGGTGCGGTTTGGCCCGCTCAAGTACAACGGTAGCGACGAATACCAAGATACGCTTTCTCAACCAGTACCATTCATCTTGGACCTGGAAAACGAGCAGATTCAGCTTACAGGTCAGATCGACCGCATCGACATGGGCCAAGTCCACGGTGTAACGGTATTCACGATTATTGATTACAAATCGGGACAGGGGGTCAAACTAAAGCCCACAGAGATGGAAGCAGGCCGCCAGCTGCAGTTGCCACTCTATGCACTTGCTGCTGAGAAGCTTCTACTGGTCGATCAACATGCCAAAGCACTGGCGACTGGTTACTGGAACATCAAAGACACAGGTTTTGCCGGTGGTCGCGATGGTCCCTTCGAATTCCGCACCCCGACGAAGTCTGGCCTGGAGGATTCTCCCGGTTGGGATTCGCTCCAATCGGCAATTCTCGCGAGGATCGAGGAAATGGTCCACGGAATCCGAGCGGGCGAATTCCCCGTCTACAACGAGAATCAACAATGCACCGCATCCTGCGATTTCAGCAAAATCTGCCGCGTAGCACAGATTCGCAGTTTGGAGAAAGTGTGGCCCCAGGACTGA
- a CDS encoding UvrD-helicase domain-containing protein, with translation MTSSTVYTDEQQRALDAYQQSVALSAGAGCGKTFVLTERFLSYLDPRVLEPTAELDELVAITFTDAAAREMRDRIRLSCYDRLKVATAVDEQQAWRRLLRILDTARISTIHSFCGSLLRSHAVEAQLDPRFEQLDAASADLLRLRTLDDRLRQLLLKRDEAVIQLATRFGLSKLREHLVGLLGKDLSGVVASWLEATPDEVIAAWKKYYNQKTIPLVIQELLDAAPIRDLQTICEKGGFAADELQAHCSRILAILRELPECDNPTRLLDELQSLARVQGNAAKKKNWIDESDFESFRDACKAVRDGVIKKSILYKPWNEEQLQDTANAGLALLALATDVARCYESAKQERNVLDYDDLMHKAHSLLTAPEFAAARKNLADSTKLLLVDEFQDTDPVQVELVKALCGDGWAGEGLFVVGDAKQSIYRFRGAQPAVSRQLREHLPPESQLSLTTNFRSQGAVLDFVNALFCDAFEEEYQPLRPSREQQTPLPAIEFFWAITDTKEDDSIPAQLRGAQRDRYREARFVARRLAAMIDSEDSLVVENNSLRPVKQGDIAILFRTLSDVQVYEEALREQGLDYYLAGGHAFYAQQEVYDVLHLLRSVCSVADELSLAGALRSPLFAVEDETLFWLVNKHRSLQAALMSPNSIKELSPVEQAKVTHAANTFQELRDRKDDLLVAELLTLAIELTGYDATLRSEFLGERKLANLHKLVEQARTLDELNPGDLSGFVTQLTEFVARAPKEPVAATTAEGDVIRIMTIHNAKGLEFPVVVVPDLERKRPSSKQDPVFDEELGPLVPSSDSSCVGWDLYQQAEKIEDNAERLRLLYVACTRAADFLILSSSIKDLNKPSSDWLKFLDERFDLASGDCIADLPEGYMTPQIRVTTNEPVSERKPARRTRGADLLKLVEKTCKMAVQDKGIVPEGVGTIPLHLRARQRFSFSSISGKLQKQIVRAEPVIGEEAIDAPTFDPRDFGTFVHEVLDQAFEKRGQNSFSEKSSDPFVESDLFSESDVHELCEFLAPSHLKQNVEEAAAEAANLVQSFLHSPRAQQMASARCLLREVEFLLPGELVSDTLAGRYLEGIIDCLYQDESGNWHLLDYKTNQVTAAEVPAAAGNYAMQMFVYGLACERALGVRPVESVLYFLRPAVEHAWVQSKEEQAGLVQEVCRGVEDLITAK, from the coding sequence ATGACCTCATCCACTGTTTACACAGACGAACAACAGCGTGCGCTCGATGCGTACCAGCAGTCGGTTGCGTTGTCAGCAGGGGCTGGCTGCGGAAAAACGTTTGTATTGACCGAGCGATTTCTTTCCTATCTCGACCCACGTGTCCTGGAGCCGACCGCGGAACTGGACGAGCTGGTAGCCATCACTTTTACCGATGCCGCCGCGAGGGAAATGCGAGATCGGATTCGCCTCAGTTGCTACGATCGTTTAAAGGTGGCGACTGCCGTTGACGAACAGCAAGCATGGCGACGGTTGTTGCGGATTCTCGACACGGCTCGCATTAGCACGATTCATTCCTTCTGCGGATCGCTTCTGAGGAGCCATGCGGTTGAAGCGCAGCTTGATCCGCGATTCGAACAACTCGACGCGGCCAGCGCCGATCTCTTGCGACTGCGAACCCTCGACGATCGCTTGCGGCAGTTGTTACTGAAACGCGATGAAGCAGTAATTCAACTTGCCACGCGATTCGGACTCAGCAAATTGCGAGAGCATTTGGTGGGTCTGCTCGGCAAAGATTTGAGTGGTGTCGTGGCGAGTTGGCTAGAAGCAACTCCCGACGAAGTAATTGCAGCTTGGAAGAAGTACTACAACCAGAAGACAATTCCTCTGGTTATACAGGAATTGCTCGATGCCGCTCCAATACGTGATTTGCAAACAATCTGTGAGAAAGGTGGGTTTGCAGCTGATGAATTGCAGGCACATTGCTCACGGATTCTGGCAATCCTTCGAGAATTACCCGAGTGTGACAACCCTACCCGCCTACTCGACGAACTGCAGTCGTTGGCTCGTGTCCAAGGAAACGCTGCGAAGAAGAAAAACTGGATCGACGAAAGTGACTTCGAGAGTTTTCGAGATGCATGCAAAGCAGTACGGGATGGAGTCATCAAGAAGTCCATCCTCTACAAACCATGGAACGAAGAGCAGTTGCAGGATACGGCAAATGCCGGTCTGGCACTTCTGGCACTCGCCACCGACGTAGCCCGTTGCTATGAGTCAGCCAAACAAGAACGCAATGTGCTGGACTATGACGACTTGATGCACAAGGCACACAGTCTATTGACAGCGCCGGAGTTTGCCGCGGCGAGAAAGAATCTCGCGGACAGTACGAAGTTGCTCTTGGTCGACGAGTTTCAGGATACCGATCCGGTTCAAGTCGAACTTGTAAAGGCCTTGTGTGGCGACGGGTGGGCAGGGGAGGGGTTGTTTGTCGTCGGTGATGCCAAGCAGTCGATCTACCGATTTCGTGGTGCTCAACCTGCCGTGTCTCGGCAGCTGCGAGAGCATCTACCTCCAGAATCTCAGTTGTCGCTCACCACTAATTTCCGCAGCCAAGGGGCCGTGCTAGATTTCGTGAACGCGCTCTTTTGCGATGCCTTTGAGGAAGAGTACCAACCCCTGCGACCGAGCCGCGAGCAGCAGACTCCCCTGCCAGCAATCGAGTTTTTCTGGGCAATAACCGATACCAAGGAAGATGATTCTATACCCGCGCAGCTTAGAGGGGCTCAGCGAGACCGTTACCGAGAAGCACGCTTTGTTGCCCGACGATTGGCAGCGATGATCGACTCCGAAGATTCACTGGTTGTCGAAAATAACTCGCTCAGGCCTGTCAAGCAGGGGGACATCGCAATCCTGTTTCGGACACTGAGCGATGTGCAAGTCTACGAGGAAGCGCTTCGTGAACAGGGGCTCGATTATTATCTCGCAGGAGGACACGCGTTTTACGCCCAACAAGAAGTCTACGATGTACTGCACCTCTTGCGGAGTGTGTGCAGCGTTGCAGATGAACTGAGTTTGGCAGGGGCGCTGCGGAGTCCACTCTTTGCGGTGGAGGATGAAACCCTTTTTTGGCTGGTGAACAAGCATCGTTCCCTTCAAGCGGCTTTGATGTCACCAAACTCGATTAAAGAACTTTCGCCTGTCGAGCAGGCCAAGGTGACTCACGCCGCCAACACTTTCCAAGAACTTCGGGATCGCAAGGATGATTTATTGGTGGCTGAGTTGCTCACTCTTGCCATCGAGTTGACGGGCTACGATGCCACGTTGAGAAGTGAATTCCTGGGAGAGCGAAAGCTGGCCAATCTGCACAAACTCGTCGAGCAGGCTCGTACACTCGACGAGCTGAACCCCGGCGACTTGAGTGGATTCGTCACCCAGTTGACCGAGTTTGTGGCTCGGGCTCCCAAGGAACCTGTTGCCGCGACAACCGCTGAGGGAGATGTGATCCGCATCATGACGATCCACAATGCGAAGGGGTTGGAATTTCCTGTGGTGGTCGTTCCTGATCTAGAGCGCAAACGCCCCAGTAGTAAACAAGATCCCGTGTTCGACGAGGAGCTTGGACCGTTGGTACCCTCGAGTGATAGTTCCTGTGTCGGTTGGGACCTCTATCAGCAAGCCGAAAAGATTGAGGATAATGCCGAGCGGCTTCGCCTGCTCTATGTGGCCTGCACTCGCGCAGCCGACTTTCTCATCCTTTCAAGTAGCATCAAGGACCTCAACAAACCGTCGAGCGATTGGCTAAAGTTTCTCGATGAGCGATTTGACTTGGCAAGCGGCGATTGCATAGCTGATTTGCCTGAAGGGTACATGACTCCCCAAATTCGCGTGACGACTAATGAGCCGGTGAGCGAACGAAAGCCGGCCCGTCGTACACGTGGGGCAGATCTCTTGAAACTGGTTGAGAAGACATGCAAGATGGCAGTGCAAGACAAAGGAATCGTGCCTGAGGGAGTCGGCACGATACCTCTCCACCTGAGAGCTCGCCAGCGTTTTTCTTTTTCCAGCATATCCGGCAAATTGCAGAAACAGATTGTCCGAGCGGAACCGGTGATAGGCGAGGAGGCAATTGATGCCCCCACTTTCGATCCACGAGATTTCGGCACCTTCGTCCATGAGGTGTTGGATCAGGCTTTCGAAAAAAGGGGTCAGAACTCTTTTTCGGAAAAGAGTTCTGACCCCTTTGTCGAGTCTGACCTCTTCTCTGAGTCTGATGTACACGAATTATGCGAATTCCTCGCGCCGTCGCACTTGAAGCAGAATGTCGAAGAAGCCGCGGCCGAGGCCGCCAACTTGGTGCAGAGTTTCTTGCATTCACCCCGCGCCCAGCAAATGGCTTCGGCTCGTTGCCTGCTGCGAGAAGTGGAATTTCTCCTTCCTGGCGAACTGGTCAGCGATACGCTCGCTGGGCGTTACTTGGAAGGGATTATCGATTGCTTGTATCAGGACGAGTCCGGGAACTGGCATCTACTGGACTACAAGACTAATCAAGTCACTGCCGCCGAGGTACCGGCGGCGGCTGGGAATTATGCCATGCAAATGTTCGTTTATGGACTGGCATGTGAGCGGGCGTTGGGCGTACGGCCGGTAGAGAGTGTCCTCTATTTTCTGCGTCCGGCAGTGGAACACGCATGGGTGCAGAGCAAAGAAGAGCAAGCGGGATTAGTCCAAGAGGTGTGTCGTGGCGTGGAGGACTTGATTACTGCAAAGTAG